A single Fastidiosipila sp. DNA region contains:
- a CDS encoding ferredoxin, with translation MKATVDHDLCIGCALCESICPEVFEMGDDGLAHVIGEVTPELEDTAEEARDSCPTEAITLE, from the coding sequence ATGAAAGCAACAGTCGATCATGATCTTTGCATCGGTTGCGCCCTGTGCGAATCCATCTGCCCCGAAGTGTTTGAGATGGGCGATGACGGACTGGCACATGTGATCGGGGAAGTAACACCTGAACTGGAAGATACTGCCGAAGAAGCGCGGGATTCCTGCCCGACCGAAGCCATTACCCTTGAGTAA